The proteins below come from a single Dermacentor albipictus isolate Rhodes 1998 colony chromosome 7, USDA_Dalb.pri_finalv2, whole genome shotgun sequence genomic window:
- the LOC139047396 gene encoding BTB/POZ domain-containing protein 6-B-like: protein MSLDFGVFLESGRYADVEFVVRSGPYSVSRTFKAHKQLLAIRSDVFGAMFRGSLRERDTVLIRDLHPDGFRGLLKYVYTGRSAINNIEDAIYTRDAAKKYRFLDLANTCTEYIESHLEAEDVCTVIDYSFVSYGEVRDDVVEEVILDNAESVLSSAAFTISMEQTVNFVLDRVHGVPAKVVIRAVLRWAGAQCGPDVAKWEHRGTVAAAVRKFLPKLKFLALSVRQMAKFIRDDATCDILSPDEASAILCEILEPGRVSPLPEWLNPERDILTGMNRLPGNGGGLPSPNAEGGSALDVAESAPIRFSCADEMMRPDS from the exons ATGTCT CTGGACTTCGGTGTCTTCCTGGAGAGCGGCAGGTATGCCGACGTTGAGTTCGTCGTGCGGTCCGGCCCGTACTCCGTGTCCAGGACCTTCAAGGCGCACAAACAGCTGTTGGCCATTCGCAGTGACGTATTTGGCGCCATGTTTCGCGGATCGCTCCGCGAACGGGACACCGTCCTCATCAGGGACCTGCACCCCGATGGCTTCCGTGGGCTTCTCAA GTACGTATACACAGGACGGTCCGCTATCAACAACATCGAAGATGCCATCTACACAAGAGACGCGGCTAAGAAGTACCGCTTCCTAGATCTAGCCAACACCTGCACCGAATACATTGAAAGTCACCTCGAAGCAGAGGACGTCTGCACGGTGATCGACTACTCGTTCGTGTCTTACGGTGAAGTCAGAGACGACGTGGTGGAGGAAGTGATCTTGGACAACGCTGAATCCGTGCTGTCGTCTGCTGCCTTCACGATCTCCATGGAGCAGACGGTGAACTTCGTTTTGGACAGG GTGCACGGCGTTCCGGCGAAGGTGGTCATCAGGGCCGTGCTCCGTTGGGCAGGCGCGCAGTGCGGTCCCGACGTCGCCAAGTGGGAGCACAGGGGGACAGTCGCCGCCGCTGTGAGGAAGTTCCTGCCCAAGCTCAAGTTCCTGGCGCTCAGCGTGCGGCAGATGGCCAAATTCATCAGGGATGACGCCACGTGTGACATTCTCTCGCCGGACGAGGCGTCCGCCATCTTGTGCGAGATTCTCGAACCCGGGAGGGTGTCCCCGCTGCCGGAGTGGCTGAACCCCGAGCGTGACATTTTGACAGGCATGAATCGACTTCCCGGGAACGGAGGGGGGCTCCCCTCCCCTAATGCGGAGGGGGGCTCCGCATTAGACGTCGCTGAGTCGGCGCCGATTCGATTCTCTTGCGCGGACGAGATGATGCGGCCGGATTCCTAA
- the LOC139047962 gene encoding BTB/POZ domain-containing protein 6-B-like, which yields MPLNLEKFLQSGDHADVEFVVKPEKFDISKTFKAHKQLLALSSEVFEAMFYGQLAEKDIVVITDLHPDGFYGLLKYVYAGRARIENCFEALHTKAAAEKYLFEELATACLTYLREHVDAKEACLLLDCAFESGYGSLDKVAEAVLANYGEDVLRSDAFFNSRVETVLHVVEKVTNVPEILIVRAALKWARSYCKAGATDFKTTIGAFLPKLRFLALSSSEFVELVTSEDAQGVMEKEDAFAILCHVIHEGRATLPEWVCRENMPRRLTTDDPTGLSGSDRSYWDDSDSSYIDSDF from the exons ATGCCT TTGAACTTGGAGAAATTCCTGCAAAGCGGCGATCACGCCGATGTGGAGTTTGTCGTGAAGCCGGAAAAATTCGACATCTCGAAGACCTTCAAGGCTCACAAGCAATTACTGGCCTTGAGTAGCGAAGTTTTCGAAGCCATGTTCTACGGTCAGCTTGCCGAAAAGGACATCGTGGTCATCACTGATCTCCACCCTGATGGATTCTACGGCCTTCTGAA GTACGTGTACGCGGGACGGGCCAGGATCGAAAATTGTTTCGAAGCCTTGCACACAAAGGCTGCAGCGGAGAAATATCTCTTCGAAGAGCTGGCAACTGCGTGCCTGACCTACCTTCGCGAGCACGTCGACGCCAAAGAAGCTTGTCTCTTGCTCGACTGTGCCTTCGAGAGCGGCTACGGATCGCTGGACAAAGTGGCAGAAGCAGTGCTCGCTAACTACGGCGAGGACGTTCTGCGTTCCGACGCGTTCTTCAATAGCCGTGTGGAAACGGTGCTTCATGTTGTGGAGAAG GTGACAAATGTACCGGAAATTTTGATAGTTCGTGCGGCGCTCAAGTGGGCGCGATCATATTGCAAGGCGGGTGCCACAGACTTCAAGACGACCATCGGTGCCTTCCTGCCGAAACTGAGGTTCTTGGCGCTGTCATCGTCGGAATTTGTCGAGTTAGTCACCTCCGAGGACGCGCAAGGTGTGATGGAAAAAGAGGACGCGTTCGCCATTTTGTGTCACGTGATCCACGAGGGGCGCGCTACACTGCCGGAGTGGGTATGCCGGGAGAATATGCCACGCCGTCTGACGACAGATGACCCGACTGGCTTGTCTGGGAGCGACAGGTCTTACTGGGATGACAGTGACAGCTCTTACATTGACAGCGACTTTTAA